In Halopelagius inordinatus, a single genomic region encodes these proteins:
- a CDS encoding class-III pyridoxal-phosphate-dependent aminotransferase translates to MDRDTAVPQVDSLPGERAREWVEYHRENAAPSTYVYDFVWDITEDAEGPFCTDADGNVLLDFTSHVAAAPLGYNNPKIMDRMREFDLVDPLKIAGQDFYASGGDDPGEEELPGPAGLMQRLVDITDHYDMDTVFLSNSGAEAVENAIKIAYDESDGAKYGVTFEGAFHGRTLGALSLNRSKSVYRRKFPEVSGIVDLPFCDDRTCSADSCSCGFFPDDESAASRLRRKLDPDRGHVDPEDVAYVIVEPIQGEGGYRIPSDAFMDELAALVDEHDITLVADEIQSGVGRTGKMWGADHFAIEPDVITSAKALRVGATISRTDVFPERKSRLSSTWGAGDIIASLQGALTLDAIHEYDLMDNAVARGRQFTETLSDAALDAVVDVRGKGLMLGVEFDTKERRNAVQEACLQSGLLTLACGYKVLRVLPPLDVTEREIELGATLLAEAIEDCS, encoded by the coding sequence ATGGACCGAGACACGGCCGTCCCGCAGGTCGATTCTCTCCCCGGTGAACGCGCGCGCGAGTGGGTCGAGTACCACCGCGAGAACGCGGCTCCGAGCACCTACGTCTACGACTTCGTCTGGGATATCACCGAAGACGCCGAAGGTCCGTTCTGCACCGACGCCGACGGCAACGTCCTCCTCGATTTCACCAGTCACGTCGCCGCCGCGCCCCTCGGCTACAACAACCCGAAGATCATGGACCGAATGCGAGAGTTCGACCTGGTGGACCCCCTGAAGATAGCCGGACAGGACTTCTACGCCTCCGGCGGCGACGACCCCGGAGAGGAGGAACTCCCCGGCCCGGCGGGACTGATGCAGCGACTCGTCGACATCACGGACCACTACGACATGGACACCGTCTTCCTGTCGAACTCCGGCGCGGAGGCGGTGGAGAACGCCATCAAGATAGCCTACGACGAGTCGGACGGCGCGAAGTACGGCGTCACGTTCGAGGGGGCGTTCCACGGCCGGACGCTCGGCGCGCTCTCTTTGAACCGCTCGAAGTCGGTGTACCGACGGAAGTTCCCCGAGGTGTCGGGTATCGTCGACCTGCCGTTCTGCGACGACCGGACGTGTTCGGCCGACTCCTGTTCGTGCGGCTTCTTCCCCGACGACGAGTCGGCCGCCTCCCGCCTCCGGCGGAAACTTGACCCCGACCGGGGCCACGTCGACCCGGAGGACGTGGCGTACGTCATCGTAGAGCCGATTCAGGGCGAAGGCGGCTACAGAATCCCCTCCGACGCGTTCATGGACGAACTCGCCGCCCTCGTCGACGAGCACGACATCACGCTCGTCGCAGACGAGATTCAGTCCGGCGTCGGCCGGACGGGCAAGATGTGGGGGGCCGACCACTTCGCCATCGAACCGGACGTCATCACCTCCGCGAAAGCGCTCCGCGTCGGCGCGACCATCTCCCGAACAGACGTGTTCCCCGAACGGAAGTCCCGCCTCTCCTCTACGTGGGGCGCGGGCGACATCATCGCCTCGCTTCAGGGTGCGCTCACCCTCGACGCCATCCACGAGTACGACCTGATGGACAACGCCGTCGCGCGGGGCCGCCAGTTCACGGAGACGCTGTCGGACGCCGCTCTCGACGCCGTCGTCGACGTGCGCGGGAAAGGTCTCATGCTCGGCGTCGAGTTCGACACCAAAGAGCGCCGAAACGCCGTCCAAGAGGCCTGTCTGCAGTCGGGGCTTCTCACCCTCGCCTGCGGGTACAAGGTGCTCCGCGTCCTCCCGCCTCTCGACGTGACCGAACGCGAGATAGAACTCGGCGCGACGCTCCTCGCGGAGGCTATCGAAGACTGCTCGTAA
- a CDS encoding MgtC/SapB family protein yields the protein MSPPLAVLSADVLQTGALGTAPLLANPVVRLVLAALLGLFLGLEREWSEKTAGIRTFSLTSLVAAVFTLVAVEETFGAVLLGVGGVLVVVQGILLAIQGLRKEGQDALSLTTSVSLMAAYGVGVLVAAGDVLAGVTVAVVSSLLLVLKRELHSLAGRLDRQELRSTAEFAILAFVAYPLLPAGSVTALGVNFEPRVAWLMVVTVAGIGIVNYAVVQQYGGRGVAVTGFFGGLASSSAVVGTMLDHVKQQPDARMYGVAAVLLADAAMALRNLGIALAFTFPRQTLVGVFVPLGALVVGSVAAAWYVTDWRAHVDIPLESPFSLKNALAFGAMFLFILVVGAAAQSEFGTYGLYVSALLSGFVSSAGATTTAVLLYRGGTIGSAPAVIAILLATAASVGVKVILAATGPKAFARSVTGWSAGLLVGAGLLTGLVAWAGVL from the coding sequence ATGTCTCCGCCCCTCGCCGTTCTCTCGGCCGACGTCCTCCAGACGGGAGCGCTCGGCACGGCGCCGTTACTGGCCAACCCCGTGGTTCGACTCGTCCTCGCGGCCCTGTTGGGTCTGTTTCTCGGACTCGAACGGGAGTGGTCCGAGAAGACTGCGGGCATCCGGACGTTCTCTCTGACGAGTCTCGTCGCCGCCGTCTTCACTCTCGTCGCCGTCGAAGAGACGTTCGGAGCGGTGCTTCTCGGCGTCGGCGGCGTCCTCGTCGTCGTGCAGGGTATCCTCTTGGCTATCCAAGGACTCCGAAAGGAGGGCCAAGACGCGCTCTCTTTGACGACGTCGGTCTCTCTGATGGCGGCGTACGGCGTCGGCGTCCTCGTCGCCGCGGGCGACGTTCTCGCGGGCGTCACCGTCGCCGTCGTCTCCTCTCTGTTGCTCGTGTTGAAGCGCGAACTCCACAGTCTCGCGGGGCGACTCGACCGGCAGGAACTCCGCTCGACGGCGGAGTTCGCCATCCTCGCGTTCGTCGCGTACCCGTTGCTTCCCGCCGGGTCGGTGACGGCTCTCGGCGTGAATTTCGAACCCCGCGTCGCGTGGTTGATGGTCGTCACCGTCGCCGGAATCGGCATCGTCAACTACGCCGTCGTCCAGCAGTACGGGGGTCGCGGCGTCGCGGTCACGGGCTTTTTCGGCGGTCTGGCCTCCTCGTCGGCCGTCGTCGGGACGATGCTCGACCACGTCAAACAGCAACCCGACGCTCGGATGTACGGCGTCGCCGCCGTCCTCCTCGCCGACGCGGCGATGGCGCTTCGGAACCTCGGCATCGCACTCGCCTTCACCTTCCCGCGACAGACGCTCGTCGGCGTCTTCGTTCCTCTCGGCGCACTCGTCGTCGGGAGCGTCGCCGCCGCGTGGTACGTCACCGACTGGCGGGCGCACGTCGATATCCCGCTCGAAAGCCCCTTCTCGCTCAAGAACGCGCTGGCGTTCGGCGCGATGTTCCTGTTCATCCTCGTCGTGGGCGCGGCCGCACAGAGCGAGTTCGGCACGTACGGCCTGTACGTCAGCGCCCTCCTCTCGGGATTCGTCTCCTCTGCGGGCGCGACGACGACGGCGGTGCTTCTGTACCGGGGCGGGACCATCGGCTCCGCGCCCGCGGTCATCGCTATCCTGTTGGCGACGGCCGCGAGCGTCGGCGTGAAGGTGATTCTCGCCGCGACCGGACCAAAAGCGTTCGCCCGTAGCGTGACCGGGTGGTCGGCCGGACTCCTCGTCGGGGCGGGACTCCTCACCGGACTGGTCGCGTGGGCGGGCGTCCTGTGA
- a CDS encoding AI-2E family transporter: MNLLDMERSRLVWWSLGGLLAAAILYVLYSFVGTVVFGLFIYYATRPIYRRLRRRVHPPSVAAAVALFALALPALSLVAYAVAVAAGEALKLTDSGVFDLSNYPITTDQFYLLADPNTLFSLDFAALSPEQLRSVFDSLNSAAGTAAFLGVGAVHLFVMVALAFYLLRDDHRLAKWTRTRFADDRGVFEAYARAVDRDFHNIFFGNILNAVLTGTIGVIAYTGLNMVAPAGVAIPAAALVGLLAGAASLVPVVGMKLVYVPVAAYVALTAYLSDPGTLWFVFVFVAVSFVVVDTIPDLVLRPYVSGRSLHVGAVMIAYTLGPFMFGWYGIFLMPILLVLAVNFAKFVLPELLGGTPIEPYAVDPAAEGLVEPLSGADAELVADAVGADDAAGESPHAGVEKESQRAAGDDRERLDAPGDDEGPTPS; encoded by the coding sequence ATGAATCTACTGGACATGGAACGGTCACGACTGGTGTGGTGGTCTCTGGGGGGACTGCTCGCCGCCGCCATCCTCTATGTCCTCTACTCGTTCGTCGGCACCGTCGTGTTCGGACTCTTCATCTACTACGCCACGCGACCCATCTACCGGCGACTCAGGAGGCGCGTCCACCCGCCGAGTGTCGCCGCCGCCGTCGCCCTCTTCGCTCTCGCCTTACCCGCGCTCTCTTTGGTCGCCTACGCAGTCGCCGTCGCGGCGGGCGAGGCGCTGAAACTGACGGACAGCGGGGTGTTCGACCTCTCGAACTACCCCATCACCACAGACCAGTTCTACCTGCTCGCCGACCCGAACACCCTCTTTTCGCTCGACTTCGCCGCCCTCTCGCCGGAGCAACTCCGCTCGGTCTTCGACTCGCTGAACTCCGCGGCCGGTACCGCCGCGTTCCTCGGCGTCGGCGCGGTTCACCTGTTCGTGATGGTCGCGCTGGCGTTTTACCTCCTGCGCGACGACCACCGCCTCGCGAAGTGGACGCGAACCCGATTCGCCGACGATAGGGGCGTCTTCGAGGCGTACGCGAGGGCCGTCGACCGAGACTTCCACAACATCTTCTTCGGGAACATCCTCAACGCGGTGCTGACGGGGACAATCGGCGTCATCGCCTACACCGGCTTGAACATGGTCGCACCCGCGGGCGTCGCAATTCCTGCGGCCGCACTCGTCGGTCTGTTGGCGGGCGCGGCGAGTCTCGTCCCCGTCGTCGGCATGAAACTCGTCTACGTCCCCGTCGCGGCGTACGTCGCACTCACGGCGTACCTCTCTGACCCCGGGACGCTCTGGTTCGTCTTCGTCTTCGTCGCCGTCTCGTTCGTCGTCGTCGATACCATCCCCGACCTGGTTCTCAGACCGTACGTCTCGGGCCGGTCGCTCCACGTCGGTGCGGTGATGATAGCGTACACGCTCGGCCCCTTCATGTTCGGCTGGTACGGTATCTTCCTCATGCCGATTCTGCTCGTTCTCGCCGTGAACTTCGCGAAGTTCGTCCTCCCGGAACTCCTCGGCGGGACGCCCATCGAACCGTACGCCGTCGACCCGGCGGCGGAGGGACTGGTCGAACCGCTCTCGGGCGCGGACGCCGAACTCGTCGCAGACGCCGTCGGTGCCGACGACGCCGCGGGTGAAAGCCCTCACGCGGGAGTGGAAAAAGAGTCCCAGAGGGCCGCCGGAGACGACAGAGAGCGCTTGGACGCGCCGGGCGACGACGAGGGTCCGACGCCGTCGTGA
- a CDS encoding PadR family transcriptional regulator, producing the protein MYDLTGFQRDLLYVIAGLDEPHGLAIKEELEEYYEKEIHHGRLYPNLDTLVEKGLVDKGQRDRRTNYYTLTRRGRREIKARKEWESNYIDIQYDGISV; encoded by the coding sequence ATGTACGACTTGACAGGATTCCAGCGTGACTTGCTGTACGTGATTGCGGGACTCGACGAACCCCACGGACTGGCCATCAAAGAGGAGCTAGAAGAGTACTACGAAAAGGAGATACACCACGGCCGACTCTACCCCAACCTCGACACTCTCGTCGAGAAGGGACTCGTCGACAAGGGCCAACGTGACCGTCGAACGAACTACTACACCCTCACTCGCCGCGGCCGCCGCGAGATAAAGGCCCGCAAGGAGTGGGAATCGAACTACATCGACATCCAGTACGACGGAATCAGCGTCTGA
- a CDS encoding amphi-Trp domain-containing protein: MPEEVLFETESKHSRDEIAAYLRSVADRLDDDGNISLRSGSESLDMSVPGSLTFEVKAERETSGGASADELSIEFELEWDEGADGDGSGSGELSIE; this comes from the coding sequence ATGCCCGAAGAAGTACTCTTCGAGACGGAGTCGAAGCACAGTCGCGACGAGATCGCCGCCTACCTCCGGTCCGTGGCCGACAGACTCGACGACGACGGGAACATCTCGCTTCGGTCCGGCAGCGAATCGCTCGATATGTCGGTTCCGGGCTCTCTCACGTTCGAGGTCAAAGCCGAACGCGAGACGTCGGGCGGGGCGTCGGCGGACGAACTCAGCATCGAGTTCGAACTGGAGTGGGACGAAGGCGCGGACGGCGACGGGTCCGGAAGCGGCGAACTGAGTATCGAGTGA
- a CDS encoding DUF7117 family protein — protein sequence MRIRGRRRCKDCHREWAYYDTGSVTCPDCGSLRSVGIGDRKRHTDAAAELDLTPHRNAIGGFDEEASTGRHALPADAADDLKSDLRAYVRERGFVRGGELRDVDDTYLAANELLHAADAYARLRDVSEDEHLYVISLLRGADRGERPDPAEVPPSLTAARGLAYAETLSAFRRDCSLWLDDNPDADARRTLETLGDHLTRVEALEGDVPLRESEALVRAARELARYAREGDEAALATARDRLTRLS from the coding sequence ATGCGCATCCGGGGCCGCAGACGATGCAAAGACTGTCACCGAGAGTGGGCGTACTACGACACGGGGAGCGTCACCTGTCCGGACTGCGGGAGTCTCCGGAGCGTCGGCATCGGCGACCGGAAGCGTCACACGGACGCCGCGGCGGAACTCGACCTCACGCCGCACCGAAACGCAATCGGCGGGTTCGACGAGGAGGCTTCGACCGGACGCCACGCGCTTCCGGCGGACGCGGCGGACGACCTGAAGTCCGACCTCCGCGCGTACGTTCGCGAACGGGGGTTCGTGCGCGGCGGCGAACTCCGCGACGTGGACGACACCTACCTCGCGGCGAACGAACTCCTCCACGCGGCCGACGCCTACGCCCGACTCCGGGACGTGAGCGAGGACGAACACCTGTACGTCATCTCGCTTCTGCGCGGCGCGGACCGAGGGGAGCGTCCCGACCCGGCGGAGGTGCCGCCCTCTCTGACCGCCGCGCGCGGGTTGGCCTACGCGGAGACGCTCTCTGCGTTCCGGCGCGACTGTTCGCTCTGGCTCGACGACAACCCCGACGCCGACGCGCGCCGGACGCTCGAAACGCTCGGCGACCACCTCACGCGGGTCGAAGCGCTCGAAGGCGACGTTCCGCTCCGAGAATCGGAGGCTCTCGTCCGCGCCGCGCGAGAACTCGCACGGTACGCTCGCGAGGGCGACGAGGCGGCGTTGGCCACCGCCCGCGACAGGCTCACCCGGCTTTCCTAA
- a CDS encoding DUF7385 family protein has product MADRFDQHAVRHRMKLLRDTGETTLYENRDDVACPACGDPFDRVLLTERDAHSFDLDGGTLCVTREEGRLVVSMHR; this is encoded by the coding sequence ATGGCCGACCGATTCGACCAACACGCGGTCCGTCACCGGATGAAACTGCTCCGAGACACCGGCGAGACGACGCTGTACGAGAACAGAGACGACGTCGCCTGCCCGGCCTGCGGCGACCCGTTCGACCGCGTTCTCCTCACGGAACGCGACGCGCACAGTTTCGACCTCGACGGCGGAACGCTCTGCGTGACGCGCGAGGAGGGTCGGTTGGTCGTGTCGATGCACCGGTAG
- the folD gene encoding bifunctional methylenetetrahydrofolate dehydrogenase/methenyltetrahydrofolate cyclohydrolase FolD, protein MTDIIDGNAVAEDVRAGLTDAIDALSEAGVTPGLATVLMSDDPASQTYVSMKQRDCEEVGIEALDYELDPDAPAEELYELVDDLNADDSVHGVLVQMPLPDHVDEREVLRRIDPAKDVDGFHPENVGRLVAGNPRFKPCTPHGIQKLLQSADVDTEGKDVVVVGRSNIVGKPMANLLVQKAEGGNATVTVCHSRTEDLAAKTKQADIVIAACGVPELVTGEMLSAGVVVVDVGINRVDADTEKGYELVGDVEYDSAEEKASAITPVPGGVGPMTRAMLLWNTVKSAGEAADVDVDLP, encoded by the coding sequence ATGACCGACATCATCGACGGAAACGCGGTGGCCGAAGACGTGCGCGCGGGTCTGACAGATGCCATCGACGCTCTCTCCGAGGCGGGCGTGACGCCCGGGTTGGCGACGGTGCTGATGAGCGACGACCCCGCGAGTCAGACGTACGTCTCGATGAAACAGCGAGACTGCGAGGAGGTCGGTATCGAGGCGCTCGACTACGAACTCGACCCCGACGCGCCCGCCGAGGAACTGTACGAACTCGTCGACGACCTGAACGCGGACGACTCGGTGCACGGCGTTCTCGTCCAGATGCCCCTCCCGGACCACGTCGACGAACGCGAAGTGCTCCGGCGCATCGACCCGGCGAAGGACGTCGACGGTTTTCACCCCGAGAACGTCGGCCGCCTCGTCGCCGGGAACCCCCGGTTCAAGCCGTGTACGCCCCACGGTATCCAGAAGCTCCTCCAGTCGGCGGACGTCGACACGGAGGGCAAAGACGTGGTCGTCGTCGGCCGGTCGAACATCGTGGGCAAACCGATGGCGAACCTCCTCGTCCAGAAGGCCGAGGGCGGCAACGCCACCGTGACGGTCTGTCACTCTCGAACCGAGGACTTGGCGGCGAAGACCAAACAGGCCGATATCGTCATCGCCGCCTGCGGCGTCCCCGAACTCGTCACCGGCGAGATGCTCTCTGCGGGCGTCGTCGTCGTCGACGTGGGCATCAACCGCGTCGACGCGGACACGGAGAAGGGCTACGAACTCGTCGGCGACGTGGAGTACGACTCCGCAGAAGAGAAAGCGAGCGCCATCACGCCCGTCCCCGGCGGCGTCGGCCCGATGACGCGCGCGATGTTGCTCTGGAACACGGTCAAATCCGCCGGAGAAGCCGCGGACGTGGACGTGGACCTGCCCTGA
- the glyA gene encoding serine hydroxymethyltransferase, with the protein MDYSHVRDVDPAVADALSGEDERQRNTLAMIASENHVSRAVLEAQGSTLTNKYAEGYPGSRYYAGCEYADEVENLAIDRAKELWGAEYVNVQPHSGTQANMGVYLAMLEPGDKILSLELSHGGHLSHGHPANFTGQLYDVEQYKVDPETGYIDYESLEQKAEEFDPDIIVSGYSAYPRAVEWERIQDVADDADAYHLADIAHITGLVAAGVHPSPVGVADFVTGSTHKTIRAGRGGIIMSSEEHADALDKAVFPGGQGGPLMHNIAGKAVGFREALRPEFEEYAERTVANAKALAETFEAEGLEVVSGGTDNHLVLVDLRPSNPDTTGKDVESALEDAGIVLNANTVPGETRSAFNPSGIRAGTPALTTRGFDEEATREVGELIVRVIDNYDDDAVVSEVADRVQELCDDHPLYEE; encoded by the coding sequence ATGGATTACAGTCACGTCCGCGACGTCGACCCCGCCGTCGCAGATGCGCTGTCGGGCGAAGACGAGCGACAACGGAACACGCTCGCGATGATAGCGAGCGAGAACCACGTCAGTCGCGCGGTTCTCGAAGCCCAAGGGAGCACCCTGACCAACAAGTACGCCGAGGGGTATCCCGGCTCTCGGTACTACGCTGGCTGTGAGTACGCCGACGAGGTCGAGAACCTCGCTATCGACCGCGCGAAGGAACTGTGGGGCGCGGAGTACGTCAACGTGCAACCGCACTCGGGGACGCAGGCGAACATGGGCGTCTACCTCGCGATGTTGGAACCGGGCGATAAGATTCTCTCGTTGGAACTGAGCCACGGCGGCCACCTCAGCCACGGCCACCCCGCGAACTTCACGGGTCAACTGTACGACGTCGAACAGTACAAGGTCGACCCCGAAACGGGCTACATCGACTACGAGAGCCTCGAACAGAAGGCCGAGGAGTTCGACCCGGACATCATCGTCTCGGGGTACTCCGCGTACCCGCGGGCGGTGGAGTGGGAACGCATCCAAGACGTGGCCGACGACGCGGACGCCTACCACCTCGCAGACATCGCACACATCACCGGACTCGTCGCCGCGGGCGTCCACCCCTCGCCCGTCGGCGTCGCCGACTTCGTCACTGGTTCGACGCACAAGACCATCCGCGCGGGTCGCGGCGGCATCATCATGTCCTCGGAAGAACACGCGGACGCCCTCGACAAAGCCGTCTTCCCCGGCGGGCAGGGCGGCCCCCTCATGCACAACATCGCGGGCAAGGCCGTCGGCTTCCGCGAGGCGCTTCGACCGGAGTTCGAGGAGTACGCTGAACGGACCGTCGCCAACGCGAAGGCCCTCGCGGAGACGTTCGAGGCGGAGGGGCTGGAAGTCGTCTCCGGCGGCACCGACAACCACCTCGTCCTCGTGGACCTGCGGCCCTCGAACCCAGATACCACCGGCAAGGACGTAGAGTCGGCACTGGAGGACGCCGGCATCGTCCTCAACGCCAACACCGTCCCCGGCGAGACGCGTTCGGCGTTCAACCCCAGCGGTATCCGCGCCGGCACGCCCGCACTGACGACTCGCGGGTTCGACGAGGAGGCGACGCGCGAGGTGGGCGAACTCATCGTCCGCGTCATCGACAACTACGACGACGACGCCGTCGTCTCCGAGGTGGCAGACAGGGTGCAGGAACTCTGCGACGACCACCCCCTGTACGAGGAGTAA
- the tbsP gene encoding transcriptional regulator TbsP → MAIRSNMLAEGVEEILQSVLSAGGDEVLVVDPTADVVETLVAVASELGGETPTIRMVADEPLLKDVMDDFIVASNAADLVDAETLSMRTATEGAENALLVTGDSVVALVSAGDRVAGLVTEDEAFVEQARDAYRTEWEESPTFKLRTPPISKVRSTLEADVGPKARDDFDAVLSSLQTARGDGDGLDEVTISLLVAAKNDVLLYDISKWGEDVGIASKATFSRTKTKLEDLGLIDTEKVPIDVGRPRLRLKLGDDRLVNADPTQLAGVAQTLLD, encoded by the coding sequence ATGGCTATCCGTTCTAATATGCTCGCGGAGGGGGTCGAGGAGATTCTTCAGTCAGTTCTCTCGGCGGGCGGCGACGAGGTTCTCGTCGTCGACCCGACGGCGGACGTCGTCGAGACTCTCGTCGCCGTCGCGTCGGAACTCGGCGGAGAGACTCCGACGATCAGGATGGTTGCTGACGAACCGCTCTTGAAAGACGTGATGGACGACTTCATCGTCGCGAGCAACGCCGCCGACCTCGTAGACGCCGAGACGCTGTCGATGCGGACGGCGACCGAGGGGGCCGAAAACGCCCTTCTCGTGACCGGAGACTCCGTGGTCGCACTCGTCTCGGCGGGTGACCGCGTCGCCGGACTCGTCACCGAAGACGAGGCGTTCGTCGAACAGGCGCGCGACGCCTACCGAACCGAGTGGGAGGAGTCCCCGACGTTCAAACTCCGAACCCCGCCGATATCGAAGGTTCGCTCGACGCTCGAAGCGGACGTCGGACCGAAGGCGCGCGACGACTTCGACGCCGTCCTCTCGTCGCTTCAGACCGCCCGCGGCGACGGCGACGGACTGGACGAGGTGACCATCAGTCTCCTCGTCGCCGCGAAGAACGACGTGTTGCTCTACGACATCTCCAAGTGGGGCGAAGACGTCGGCATCGCGAGCAAAGCGACGTTCTCTCGGACGAAGACCAAACTCGAAGACTTGGGCCTCATCGACACCGAGAAGGTGCCGATCGACGTGGGCCGACCCCGCCTCCGCCTCAAACTCGGCGACGACAGACTGGTCAACGCCGACCCGACCCAACTCGCAGGCGTCGCTCAGACCCTCCTCGACTGA
- a CDS encoding YcaO-like family protein, protein MTSNDIALVGSGPAAEAVRAAFADVDATVSDASPDEAGDARLSVVVAPAGTDAPRAVDERGGGLVVVELGGVGGHPVEEVDAAVSVFGTDGARFSDLCGRVAATTDGDGSPSGDRSAVRFAGALAGRRGVALLANDESVVGTVAEVAGTGVVAERPILPVPDPSTRDRRVRREYREASVDDSLTRAERALDDRTGLVAQVGERESFPVPYYLAQTTETRGFSDVRAAEFAAGVDPDWDAAFMKALGEGLERYCAGVFRSTEFTVAPERTRATPVSPSRFVRPESYRPPDPEEPIPWVDGENLDTGDAVSLPAEFVHYPPPSDRHKPSITTGLGLGNSGVEALLSGLYEVVERDATMLSWYSTFDPLALDVEDEAYAELEKRAHAENLTATPLLVTQDVDVPVVAAAVHRDGEWPNFAVGSGASLDPTDAARSALAEALQNWMELRALGPDEANAEGGAIGAYAEFPDAAREFVDASPAVPASSVGPDDVPTGTEELAAVVERVSDAELDAYAARTTTEDVERLGFEAVRVLLPEAQPLFQGDPFFGDRAESVPADLGFDPRLDGPYHPYP, encoded by the coding sequence GTGACATCGAACGACATCGCCCTCGTGGGGAGTGGACCGGCCGCCGAGGCGGTCCGCGCGGCGTTCGCGGACGTAGACGCCACCGTCTCCGACGCCTCGCCGGACGAGGCGGGAGACGCGCGTCTGAGCGTCGTCGTCGCGCCCGCCGGAACCGACGCGCCTCGCGCGGTGGACGAACGCGGCGGCGGACTCGTCGTCGTCGAACTGGGCGGCGTCGGCGGGCACCCCGTCGAGGAAGTAGACGCCGCAGTCTCCGTGTTCGGCACCGACGGCGCGCGGTTCTCGGACCTCTGCGGCCGCGTCGCCGCGACGACGGACGGCGACGGGTCGCCGTCGGGAGACAGAAGCGCCGTCCGATTTGCCGGGGCACTCGCCGGTCGGCGCGGGGTTGCGCTCCTCGCGAACGACGAGTCGGTGGTCGGTACCGTCGCGGAAGTCGCGGGCACGGGCGTCGTAGCGGAGAGACCGATTCTTCCGGTACCGGACCCGTCGACGCGCGATAGGAGGGTGCGGCGAGAGTACCGCGAGGCGAGCGTGGACGACTCGCTGACGCGGGCCGAACGCGCACTCGACGACCGAACCGGCCTCGTCGCACAGGTGGGCGAACGCGAGTCGTTCCCGGTTCCGTACTACCTCGCACAGACGACGGAAACCAGAGGGTTCAGCGACGTTCGCGCCGCCGAGTTCGCGGCGGGCGTCGACCCCGACTGGGACGCCGCCTTCATGAAGGCTCTCGGCGAGGGTCTCGAACGCTACTGCGCGGGCGTGTTCCGTTCGACCGAGTTCACCGTCGCGCCGGAACGAACGCGCGCGACCCCCGTCTCGCCGTCTCGGTTCGTTCGCCCCGAGTCGTACCGCCCGCCCGACCCCGAAGAGCCGATTCCGTGGGTCGACGGCGAGAACCTCGACACCGGCGACGCCGTCTCCCTTCCGGCGGAGTTCGTCCACTATCCTCCGCCGAGCGACCGACACAAACCATCCATCACGACCGGGTTGGGCCTCGGGAACTCGGGCGTGGAGGCGCTTCTCTCGGGTCTGTACGAAGTCGTCGAACGCGACGCGACGATGCTCTCGTGGTACTCGACGTTCGACCCCCTCGCTCTCGACGTCGAGGACGAGGCGTACGCCGAACTGGAGAAGCGAGCGCACGCGGAGAACCTGACTGCGACGCCGCTTTTGGTGACGCAGGACGTGGACGTTCCGGTCGTCGCCGCGGCGGTTCACCGCGACGGCGAGTGGCCGAACTTCGCCGTCGGGTCGGGGGCGTCGTTGGACCCGACGGACGCCGCGCGGTCCGCGCTGGCCGAAGCGCTCCAAAATTGGATGGAACTCAGAGCGCTGGGGCCCGACGAGGCGAACGCGGAGGGCGGCGCTATCGGCGCGTACGCGGAGTTTCCGGACGCGGCCCGGGAGTTCGTCGACGCCAGTCCGGCGGTTCCGGCGTCGAGCGTCGGCCCCGACGACGTTCCGACGGGCACCGAGGAACTCGCCGCCGTCGTCGAACGCGTCTCGGACGCCGAGTTAGACGCGTACGCCGCGCGGACGACGACCGAGGACGTGGAGCGACTCGGATTCGAGGCCGTCCGCGTGCTGCTTCCGGAGGCCCAACCCCTGTTTCAGGGAGACCCCTTCTTCGGCGACAGGGCCGAGTCGGTTCCGGCGGACCTAGGGTTCGACCCGCGACTCGACGGCCCGTACCATCCGTATCCGTAG